A region from the Vulpes lagopus strain Blue_001 chromosome 5, ASM1834538v1, whole genome shotgun sequence genome encodes:
- the TMEM247 gene encoding transmembrane protein 247 — protein sequence MAAEDREMMEARGAGESCPTFPKVVPDDPMSEGKSRASLEAESPKPDSSYNHLEEMEACEDGGCPGPPKSPSSKAGHTTKGQAGDGPGLGELAPAPAAPEPPGTERNTEMELEKVRMEFELTRLRYLHEENERQRQHEEVMEQLQQQATPRLFSGGLQDLLLPQNQFAMFLYCFIFIHIIYVTKEMIFFLFSKHYLFCIAAILLCLIKTLWREDWRLALTQEALGIVQQSQ from the exons ATGGCAGCGGAGGACAGGGAGATGATGGAAGCCCGGGGAGCAGGAGAAAGCTGCCCAACTTTCCCCAAGGTGGTGCCCGATGACCCCATGTCTGAAGGGAAATCAAGAGCCTCTTTG GAGGCAGAGTCCCCGAAGCCAGACTCTTCCTACAACCACCTGGAGGAGATGGAAGCTTGCGAAGACGGAGGCTGCCCGGGGCCCCCCAAGTCACCGTCCTCTAAGGCAGGCCACACCACCAAGGGCCAGGCGGGCGACGGACCGGGCCTCGGGGAGctggcccccgccccggccgccccggagcccccggggACCGAGCGCAACACCGAGATGGAGCTGGAGAAGGTGCGCATGGAGTTCGAGCTCACCCGGCTCCGCTACCTGCACGAGGAGAACGAGCGCCAGCGGCAGCACGAAGAGGTGAtggagcagctgcagcagcaggcCACGCCCCGCCTG TTCTCGGGAGGCCTCCAGGACCTCCTGCTCCCCCAGAACCAGTTTGCCATGTTCCTGTACTGCTTCATCTTTATACACATAATCTATGTCACCAAGGAGAtgatcttctttctcttctccaagcACTACCTGTTCTGCATCGCGGCCATTTTGCTCTGTTTGATTAAAACGTTATG GAGGGAGGACTGGCGCCTGGCTCTGACACAGGAGGCCCTGGGGATAGTGCAGCAAAGCCAATGA